A window of Haliscomenobacter hydrossis DSM 1100 contains these coding sequences:
- the bglX gene encoding beta-glucosidase BglX, with translation MKRLLAIVTLLSIGFGASCTAQPSAAYLAKRDAFVVGLMKKMTLDEKLGQLNLVVGGEATTGSSVSTDVETKIKAGKIGGIFSISTPSRIRKTQELAVNQSRLKIPMIFGMDVIHGYKTLFPIPLGISSSWDMGLIEKMARISAIEASADGICWTFSPMVDIARDPRWGRIAEGSGEDPYLGSQIARAMVKGYQGKSYAETNTIMACVKHFALYGAAEAGRDYHTTDMSKVRMYNEYLPPYKAALDAGAGSIMASFNDIDGIPATANNWLLTDLLRRQWKFKGMVVSDYTGITEMVNHGLGDVQTVAAKALMAGNDMDMVSESFVNTLGKSLKEQKVTQAQIDLACRRVLEMKYDLGLFTDPFRFCDENRAKTEIFTAEHRAEARKAAGKSFVLLKNDKQTLPLAKNGTIALIGPLADNKENMAGTWSVSGDFTKCVSVEEGIKNVAGNVTILKARGANIYSDARLDANVSIFGKPTNRDPRSDADMIAEAVATAQKADVIVAALGEAAEMTGEASSRSDISIPENQRDLLKALVKTGKPVVLVLFTGRPLALPWENENLPAILNVWFGGTEAGNAIADVLFGDVNPSGKLSATFPRNVGQIPIYYSHKNTGRPYGGNGTDFQKFQSNYLDVPNSPLYPFGYGLSYTSFEYSELTLSKKTLAMAVPKDVVNVSVTVKNTGNFDGEEVVQLYIRDKVRSITPPVKELKGFQKIMLKKGESKTVSFALSVEDLKFYNSALNFVAEPGEFVVFVGTNSQNVKEAMFTLNK, from the coding sequence ATGAAACGTCTACTCGCAATTGTTACTTTACTGAGCATCGGTTTTGGTGCCAGCTGTACCGCCCAACCCAGCGCTGCTTATCTCGCCAAAAGAGATGCTTTTGTAGTGGGTTTAATGAAAAAAATGACCCTCGATGAAAAATTGGGGCAATTAAATCTGGTTGTCGGTGGGGAAGCCACCACGGGCTCATCCGTCAGCACGGATGTTGAAACTAAAATCAAAGCCGGAAAAATTGGCGGCATTTTCAGCATTTCCACCCCCTCCAGAATCCGCAAAACCCAGGAACTGGCGGTCAACCAAAGCCGTCTAAAAATCCCGATGATCTTTGGGATGGACGTCATCCACGGCTACAAGACGCTTTTCCCTATTCCGCTGGGCATCTCCAGCAGTTGGGACATGGGCCTTATCGAAAAAATGGCCCGCATCTCCGCCATAGAAGCATCAGCAGACGGCATTTGTTGGACCTTCTCGCCGATGGTCGATATTGCACGTGATCCCCGTTGGGGCCGCATTGCCGAAGGTTCGGGGGAAGACCCCTACCTGGGTTCACAAATTGCCCGCGCCATGGTCAAAGGGTACCAGGGCAAGAGTTATGCCGAAACCAATACCATCATGGCTTGTGTCAAACATTTTGCCTTGTACGGGGCTGCCGAAGCGGGCCGCGATTACCACACCACCGACATGAGCAAGGTGCGCATGTACAACGAGTATTTGCCACCTTATAAAGCCGCCCTGGATGCTGGTGCCGGTTCCATCATGGCTTCTTTCAACGATATTGACGGCATACCCGCTACCGCCAACAACTGGTTGCTGACCGATCTGCTGCGTCGCCAGTGGAAATTCAAAGGTATGGTGGTCTCCGATTACACCGGGATCACCGAAATGGTCAATCATGGTTTGGGAGATGTACAAACCGTAGCGGCCAAAGCCCTCATGGCGGGCAACGATATGGACATGGTGAGCGAAAGTTTCGTCAACACCCTGGGCAAATCCTTAAAAGAACAAAAAGTAACCCAGGCACAAATCGACCTGGCTTGTCGCCGGGTATTGGAAATGAAATACGACCTGGGCTTGTTTACCGATCCCTTCCGCTTCTGTGATGAGAACAGGGCCAAAACCGAAATTTTTACCGCCGAACACCGCGCCGAAGCCCGTAAAGCCGCTGGCAAGTCATTCGTTTTGTTGAAAAACGACAAACAAACTTTGCCGCTGGCCAAAAACGGCACCATTGCCCTGATTGGCCCCTTGGCCGACAACAAGGAAAACATGGCGGGTACCTGGAGTGTATCCGGCGACTTTACCAAGTGTGTCTCAGTAGAAGAAGGCATCAAAAACGTAGCCGGAAATGTTACCATTTTGAAAGCACGGGGCGCCAACATTTACAGCGATGCGCGCCTGGATGCCAACGTCAGCATTTTTGGCAAACCCACCAACCGCGATCCCCGCAGCGATGCAGACATGATCGCCGAAGCAGTAGCCACCGCGCAAAAAGCGGATGTGATCGTAGCTGCCCTGGGCGAAGCCGCAGAAATGACCGGAGAAGCTTCCAGCCGTTCCGACATCAGCATTCCCGAAAACCAGCGCGATCTATTGAAGGCTTTGGTCAAAACTGGCAAACCCGTAGTATTGGTCTTGTTTACGGGTCGGCCATTGGCGCTGCCCTGGGAAAATGAGAACTTGCCGGCCATCCTCAACGTCTGGTTCGGGGGTACTGAAGCCGGCAACGCCATTGCCGATGTCCTGTTTGGAGATGTGAACCCATCGGGCAAATTGTCGGCTACCTTTCCACGCAATGTGGGGCAAATTCCGATTTATTACAGCCACAAAAATACCGGACGTCCGTACGGAGGCAATGGAACAGATTTTCAGAAATTCCAGTCCAACTACCTGGATGTGCCCAATAGTCCGCTTTATCCATTTGGTTACGGTTTGAGCTACACCAGCTTTGAATACAGTGAGCTTACGTTGAGCAAAAAGACCTTGGCCATGGCCGTTCCAAAAGACGTAGTCAATGTCAGTGTGACGGTCAAAAATACCGGTAACTTCGACGGCGAGGAAGTCGTACAACTTTACATTCGCGACAAGGTGCGCAGCATTACCCCTCCGGTGAAAGAACTCAAGGGTTTTCAAAAGATCATGTTGAAAAAAGGAGAATCCAAAACAGTAAGCTTTGCACTGTCGGTGGAAGATTTGAAATTTTACAACAGTGCCCTGAATTTTGTAGCCGAACCCGGGGAGTTTGTGGTATTTGTGGGCACCAATAGCCAGAATGTTAAAGAAGCGATGTTTACGTTGAACAAGTAG
- a CDS encoding Gfo/Idh/MocA family protein — translation MDRRSFIQQAGLAGAAVLTPPYLIPSRPAKYKTVLIGSGWWGLNILREAIRSGQVTVAALCDVDENQLKKCKAEVDKLCNDQPKTYKDYRECIKAERPDIVINATPDHWHALIAIEAMQSGAHVFLEKPISHTVKEGSAIEKAARDTQKVCIVDFHRRYSPHNVSGQEFLKSGKAGKIHSVKAFVHYNNGMGKKEEESAPPAGMDWDFYCGPAPLSTYNPGMHPRGWRQYTQFANGNIGDWGPHWFDQILWWTEEKMPRKIYSTQKSDIRNSLANAPEEQRAVYEFESFICTWEHTLLSNHPERQGENVGVYFHGTEGVFHMGWQRGWTFYPNDTKKEILREEAKMNQPDQQNIDLVWNDFMACIPTGKRPFADIERGRHATNMALLGNLSAKLGRSIEWDHEKDMIVGDKAANKLLVREYRKPWEYPKG, via the coding sequence ATGGATCGCAGATCGTTTATTCAACAAGCAGGCCTGGCCGGGGCTGCCGTGTTGACTCCTCCTTATTTGATTCCCTCCCGTCCGGCCAAATACAAAACCGTACTGATTGGCAGCGGCTGGTGGGGACTCAACATCCTCCGCGAAGCCATCCGCAGCGGGCAAGTCACCGTAGCCGCGCTGTGCGATGTGGATGAAAACCAGCTCAAAAAATGCAAGGCCGAAGTGGACAAATTGTGCAACGACCAGCCCAAAACCTATAAAGATTACCGCGAGTGCATCAAAGCCGAGCGACCCGACATCGTGATCAACGCCACCCCCGATCATTGGCACGCGCTCATCGCCATCGAAGCGATGCAAAGTGGGGCACACGTGTTTTTGGAAAAACCCATCTCCCATACGGTCAAAGAAGGCTCCGCCATTGAAAAAGCCGCCCGCGATACCCAAAAAGTCTGCATTGTCGATTTTCACCGCCGCTATTCGCCCCACAACGTGAGTGGTCAGGAGTTTTTAAAATCGGGCAAGGCGGGCAAAATTCACAGCGTCAAAGCTTTTGTGCATTACAACAATGGGATGGGCAAAAAAGAGGAAGAAAGCGCTCCACCGGCTGGAATGGACTGGGATTTCTACTGTGGTCCTGCACCACTGAGTACCTACAATCCCGGCATGCACCCACGTGGCTGGCGGCAGTACACCCAATTCGCCAACGGCAACATCGGCGACTGGGGGCCACACTGGTTTGATCAAATCCTGTGGTGGACGGAGGAAAAAATGCCTCGCAAGATCTACTCCACCCAAAAATCGGACATCCGCAACTCCCTGGCCAATGCCCCGGAAGAACAAAGGGCAGTGTACGAATTTGAATCCTTCATCTGCACCTGGGAACATACCTTGCTCAGCAATCACCCCGAACGCCAGGGCGAAAACGTGGGGGTGTATTTTCACGGCACGGAAGGGGTCTTCCACATGGGTTGGCAGCGGGGTTGGACTTTTTATCCCAACGACACCAAAAAGGAAATCCTGCGCGAAGAAGCCAAAATGAATCAGCCCGATCAACAAAACATCGATCTGGTTTGGAATGATTTTATGGCTTGTATTCCAACGGGCAAACGGCCATTTGCGGATATTGAGCGCGGTCGGCATGCGACGAATATGGCGCTGCTGGGGAATTTATCAGCGAAATTGGGGCGCTCCATTGAATGGGATCATGAGAAGGACATGATTGTGGGGGATAAGGCGGCGAATAAGTTGCTGGTGAGGGAGTATCGGAAGCCTTGGGAGTATCCGAAGGGGTAA
- a CDS encoding signal transduction histidine kinase, translating to MDNERNQVADRYLAQLRQAGRGKLKIYIGMSAGVGKTYRMLQEARQMLDQGIHVVLGLVVTHGRKETEALLEGLPMVAQREVFYKGKKMSELDINALLVLHPTWVVVDELAHSNIPGSKNPKRWQDVMELLAAGINVITAVNIQHIESINDEVQRITGVQVQERVPDDFLQKADEVVNIDLSAEDLITRLKEGKIYDPAKVETALRNFFQPEKILQLRELALKEVATQVERKVEQEVPRTVQSRHERFLACISSNEATARKIIRKTARLSRYYQSKWYVLYVQTPNESLDKIPLDKQRHLINNFQLAVELGAEVLQAQAANRLSKWLVPVAIPLKLINVSVPDIGNAILEVVKEKQITTICIGKPHLSFWQIVLHTGIFNQLLRALKENEVDVVILS from the coding sequence ATGGACAACGAACGCAATCAAGTCGCAGACCGTTACCTCGCCCAGCTTCGACAAGCAGGACGAGGTAAACTCAAAATCTACATCGGCATGAGTGCCGGGGTGGGAAAAACCTACCGCATGTTGCAAGAAGCCCGGCAAATGCTCGATCAGGGCATTCACGTCGTATTGGGTTTGGTGGTGACGCATGGACGCAAAGAAACCGAAGCCCTGTTGGAAGGGTTGCCCATGGTTGCCCAGCGCGAGGTTTTTTACAAAGGAAAAAAAATGAGCGAGTTGGACATCAACGCTTTACTCGTCTTGCATCCAACTTGGGTAGTAGTGGATGAACTGGCGCATTCGAATATTCCGGGTAGCAAAAACCCCAAACGTTGGCAGGACGTGATGGAACTACTCGCAGCCGGAATCAACGTCATCACTGCCGTCAACATCCAACACATCGAAAGCATCAACGACGAAGTGCAGCGCATTACGGGAGTACAGGTGCAAGAGCGGGTTCCCGATGATTTTTTGCAAAAAGCCGATGAAGTAGTCAACATCGACTTGAGCGCTGAAGATTTAATCACCCGCCTGAAAGAAGGGAAAATTTACGATCCAGCTAAAGTTGAAACGGCGCTGCGCAATTTTTTTCAGCCCGAAAAAATTCTGCAATTGCGGGAATTGGCGCTCAAAGAAGTGGCCACCCAGGTAGAGCGCAAAGTAGAGCAAGAAGTACCCCGCACGGTACAGAGTCGGCACGAGCGTTTTTTGGCCTGCATCAGCAGCAACGAGGCTACTGCCCGAAAAATCATCCGCAAAACTGCCCGTTTATCGCGCTATTACCAAAGCAAATGGTACGTGCTGTACGTGCAGACCCCCAATGAAAGCCTGGATAAAATTCCCTTGGACAAACAACGACACCTCATCAACAATTTTCAGTTGGCAGTAGAACTAGGTGCCGAAGTGCTGCAAGCCCAGGCTGCAAATCGCCTCAGCAAATGGCTGGTTCCAGTAGCCATTCCCCTCAAACTCATCAATGTGTCCGTGCCTGACATTGGAAACGCTATACTGGAAGTGGTAAAAGAAAAACAAATCACCACCATCTGCATCGGCAAACCCCACCTGAGTTTTTGGCAAATTGTGCTGCATACGGGTATCTTTAACCAATTGTTGCGCGCCTTGAAGGAAAATGAGGTAGATGTGGTCATTTTGTCCTAG
- a CDS encoding Hsp20/alpha crystallin family protein, with protein sequence MILQHFKEEKLYFDDELVKNAWELGKKLNPLPLSPMPALNITEHTKAFVIELVAPGLSHEDLNIHLVDNMLVLRYEGNSNAFESVLTQRQWRQEFRMRPFMRQIPVHAEMVQVDQINISSENGIISIRLPKMPELSGKVTSIMPFSTN encoded by the coding sequence ATGATTCTGCAACATTTTAAAGAAGAAAAACTGTATTTTGATGATGAGTTGGTAAAAAATGCCTGGGAATTGGGCAAGAAGCTAAACCCATTGCCCCTCAGTCCAATGCCAGCCTTAAACATCACTGAACATACCAAAGCATTTGTGATTGAATTGGTGGCACCCGGCCTGAGCCACGAAGATCTGAATATCCACCTGGTTGACAATATGCTGGTGTTGCGTTATGAAGGCAACAGCAACGCCTTTGAATCGGTGTTGACCCAGCGGCAATGGCGGCAAGAGTTTCGGATGCGTCCCTTTATGCGCCAAATTCCGGTACACGCGGAGATGGTGCAGGTGGATCAAATCAACATCAGTTCTGAAAACGGAATTATATCCATTCGTTTGCCCAAAATGCCTGAGTTGAGTGGCAAAGTGACTTCGATCATGCCCTTTTCAACGAACTGA
- a CDS encoding sensor histidine kinase, which produces MTLQRKIALGSTFLFLLLLLISGVSTYYISVLKNDTQEVLKDNYESVSYCHAMITLLDTQPSQYTRFDDYLQKQENNVTETGEKAANLALRKAFQQFSRDSTQASAVRKNILHILHINMQAIQRKNDVAISTARRANLYISTLAAFLFLIAFTFVLNFPGLIAEPIKKFNEAIQELSRKNYNFRMHMDAADEFGQLAGAINQMASKLDEYENSNVAQLMFEKKRAEAVINSLDDASIGVDKHGTVLFANQKALQLLGLEAAETIGQATSTLAQRNDLLKFMLENPSGTSPFKIVMDNRENYFLLDSYKIQVDEEPGIVFVLKNITTFLEKDVAKTNFLATISHELKTPISGIKLGLQLLENPKTGALNSDQLQLLQDIKYDSDRLLRITSELLNMTQLETGKIDIKLEAIDPSELVGTALQALFPQTQEKKLQLSTQFAPNLPKVWCDPEKTIWVLINLLSNAIRHASESDRLTVSIESQGQQVLFSIQDQGPGIAPEFQEKIFEKYVKAPGSKSTGTGLGLAISRDFVEAMGGKIGVNSQLGHGATFFFDLPQFQE; this is translated from the coding sequence ATGACCTTGCAAAGGAAAATAGCCCTAGGTTCCACTTTTTTATTCCTGCTCCTCTTGCTGATCAGTGGGGTCAGCACGTATTATATTTCGGTTTTAAAAAATGATACCCAGGAAGTCTTGAAGGACAATTACGAAAGTGTAAGTTATTGTCATGCCATGATCACCTTGTTGGATACTCAACCCAGCCAATACACCAGATTCGACGATTACCTCCAAAAACAGGAAAACAACGTTACGGAAACGGGCGAAAAAGCAGCCAACCTGGCGCTGCGCAAAGCTTTTCAGCAATTTAGTCGCGACTCGACCCAAGCCAGTGCGGTGCGTAAAAATATCCTTCACATTCTCCACATCAACATGCAGGCCATCCAGCGCAAAAACGATGTCGCGATCAGTACCGCCCGACGTGCCAATTTGTACATCTCAACGCTGGCTGCTTTTTTGTTTTTGATCGCCTTCACCTTTGTGCTCAATTTCCCGGGACTCATTGCCGAACCGATCAAAAAATTCAACGAAGCCATTCAGGAACTGAGTCGCAAGAATTACAACTTTCGCATGCACATGGATGCTGCTGATGAATTTGGGCAATTGGCTGGGGCCATCAACCAGATGGCCAGCAAGCTGGATGAATACGAAAACAGCAATGTGGCCCAATTGATGTTTGAAAAAAAACGCGCCGAAGCGGTCATCAACAGCCTGGATGACGCCAGCATCGGCGTGGACAAACACGGCACTGTTCTTTTTGCCAACCAAAAAGCCCTGCAATTGTTGGGATTGGAGGCTGCTGAAACCATTGGACAGGCCACCTCAACCCTCGCCCAGCGCAATGACCTCCTGAAATTTATGTTGGAAAACCCCTCCGGTACCTCGCCTTTCAAAATTGTGATGGACAATCGGGAGAATTACTTTTTATTGGATTCCTACAAAATCCAGGTTGATGAAGAGCCGGGGATCGTTTTTGTACTAAAAAACATCACGACTTTTTTGGAAAAAGACGTGGCCAAAACCAACTTTCTAGCCACCATTTCACACGAACTCAAAACACCCATTTCGGGCATCAAACTGGGCCTGCAACTGCTGGAAAACCCCAAAACCGGAGCACTCAATTCCGACCAACTGCAATTGTTGCAAGACATCAAATACGACAGCGACCGCCTGCTGCGCATCACCAGCGAGCTGCTGAACATGACGCAACTGGAAACGGGAAAAATCGACATCAAGCTAGAAGCCATTGACCCTTCCGAGTTGGTCGGTACGGCATTACAAGCCTTGTTCCCACAAACGCAGGAGAAAAAATTGCAGCTCAGTACGCAGTTTGCCCCCAACCTACCCAAAGTGTGGTGTGATCCCGAAAAAACCATTTGGGTATTGATCAACTTGCTTTCCAATGCCATCCGGCATGCTTCGGAAAGTGATCGTTTGACCGTTTCTATCGAAAGTCAAGGCCAACAAGTATTGTTCAGCATCCAAGATCAAGGGCCGGGAATTGCTCCCGAATTTCAGGAAAAGATTTTTGAAAAATACGTCAAAGCCCCCGGGAGCAAGTCAACGGGAACAGGCCTGGGTCTGGCCATCAGTCGCGATTTTGTGGAAGCAATGGGTGGGAAAATTGGCGTCAACAGTCAGCTAGGGCACGGAGCTACTTTTTTCTTTGATTTACCACAGTTTCAGGAATAA
- a CDS encoding SUMF1/EgtB/PvdO family nonheme iron enzyme has translation MLQIPRIFIAYARQDLPQLEQLRTQLRVLERREFCHIFYDGVIQAGEKWEPRIKEELHRADIYLLLVTAEFLDSNYVNDIELPTILQREREGTARVLPVILRQCLWKYSELEVFQAILYEDRPIEEKKAYGHVAHVVATEVERLRADAKPLSSATNAPAATVDIPSKPKIDLAQVDPFHSEMIFIKGGSFEMGAVFGEGNDAEKPVHTVHVNDFYLARYTVTQTQWEKIMGYNPSHFKGNGNLPVETVNWDEAQEFIRVLNKRTGLNYRLPSESEWEYAARERGDKVRFGNGKNIAVSTEINFDGKHESNTQSYLIKGQYRKKTTPVGSFPANHLGLYDLSGNLWEWCADVWHDNYQGAPLDSSAWMEGGDQTLRVFRGGSWIGNAFNCRATCRNKDQIGTRYSNVGFRVARS, from the coding sequence ATGTTGCAGATTCCCCGCATCTTTATTGCTTACGCTCGTCAAGATTTGCCCCAGCTCGAACAACTGCGCACCCAATTGCGCGTGTTGGAGCGCCGTGAATTCTGCCATATTTTTTACGATGGCGTCATCCAGGCCGGAGAAAAGTGGGAACCCCGCATCAAGGAGGAATTGCACCGTGCCGACATCTATCTGCTGCTGGTCACTGCCGAGTTTCTTGATTCCAACTACGTCAACGACATCGAATTGCCCACCATCTTGCAACGCGAACGGGAAGGCACCGCCCGGGTATTGCCCGTCATCCTGCGCCAGTGCTTGTGGAAATACTCCGAACTGGAAGTCTTCCAAGCCATTTTGTACGAAGACCGCCCGATTGAAGAAAAAAAAGCCTACGGCCACGTGGCGCATGTAGTGGCTACCGAGGTTGAGCGACTTAGAGCGGACGCAAAGCCACTTAGCAGTGCTACGAATGCTCCCGCAGCCACGGTTGATATACCCTCGAAGCCGAAAATTGACCTGGCTCAAGTTGACCCATTTCATAGCGAAATGATCTTTATCAAAGGGGGCAGTTTTGAGATGGGGGCTGTGTTTGGAGAGGGCAATGATGCTGAAAAACCAGTCCACACTGTCCATGTCAATGACTTTTACCTTGCACGCTACACGGTTACTCAGACGCAGTGGGAAAAAATCATGGGTTACAATCCCAGTCACTTTAAAGGAAATGGAAACTTACCCGTTGAAACCGTCAATTGGGACGAAGCGCAGGAATTCATTCGCGTACTCAACAAACGCACGGGACTAAACTACCGCCTTCCCAGCGAATCAGAATGGGAGTATGCGGCACGTGAAAGGGGCGATAAGGTGCGTTTTGGCAATGGCAAAAACATTGCGGTGTCTACCGAGATCAACTTCGATGGAAAACATGAATCCAATACCCAATCGTACTTGATCAAGGGCCAATACCGCAAAAAAACTACCCCTGTAGGTAGTTTTCCTGCCAATCATTTAGGACTGTACGATCTGAGCGGCAACCTCTGGGAATGGTGCGCCGATGTCTGGCACGACAATTACCAGGGTGCACCGCTAGACAGCTCGGCCTGGATGGAAGGGGGCGACCAAACCCTCCGAGTGTTTCGTGGCGGGTCCTGGATCGGTAATGCTTTCAATTGTCGTGCCACCTGCCGCAATAAGGACCAAATTGGGACTCGCTACAGTAATGTCGGTTTTCGTGTAGCCCGGTCTTAA
- a CDS encoding porin encodes MKTKLVLLLAFLSMASTTFAQDTTAAPILKLSAYIEAYYAYDFANPANHQRPGFFYSHNRHNEFALNLGYLKAAYHTDRVRGNLALMTGTYAQYNLAAEPTLLQNIFEANAGIKLSKKADLWLDAGVMPSHIGFESAIGKDCWTLSRSLLAENSPYYETGARLSYNSTNGQWYTAALLLNGWQRMVRATGIQTPVLGTQVTYKPSTAVTLNWSTYLGDERAGEAIVTRFFNNFYGIFTLSPKWGLITGLDIGTQNGSSWIAPIAILRHNINEHWTLAGRVEYYGDQDEVIISTDANGFQTLGFSLNLDYTPVSNVSLRFEGRTLSGKDEYFFNRNGTASMSNTFLTSALAISF; translated from the coding sequence ATGAAAACCAAGTTAGTCCTTTTGTTGGCTTTTTTAAGCATGGCCAGTACCACTTTTGCTCAGGATACAACTGCTGCACCCATACTCAAATTGAGTGCCTACATCGAGGCGTATTATGCCTACGATTTCGCTAATCCTGCGAACCACCAGCGTCCGGGATTTTTTTACAGCCACAACCGCCACAATGAGTTTGCCCTCAATTTGGGTTACCTCAAAGCGGCCTACCATACCGACCGAGTACGCGGCAATCTGGCCCTGATGACCGGGACTTATGCCCAGTACAACCTGGCAGCAGAACCAACTTTGTTACAAAACATTTTTGAAGCCAATGCGGGGATAAAGTTGTCAAAAAAAGCAGACCTCTGGCTTGACGCCGGGGTGATGCCTTCGCACATCGGTTTTGAAAGCGCCATTGGCAAAGATTGTTGGACCTTGAGCCGAAGTTTACTGGCTGAAAACTCCCCCTATTACGAAACGGGCGCCCGCTTGAGTTACAACTCCACCAACGGTCAATGGTATACTGCTGCACTTTTGCTCAATGGCTGGCAACGGATGGTCAGGGCAACGGGCATCCAAACGCCCGTTCTGGGGACTCAAGTAACGTACAAACCCAGCACCGCCGTAACGCTCAACTGGAGTACGTATTTGGGCGACGAGCGGGCTGGAGAGGCGATTGTTACCCGTTTTTTCAACAATTTCTACGGGATTTTCACCTTATCGCCCAAATGGGGACTGATCACGGGATTGGACATTGGCACACAAAATGGCAGTTCCTGGATTGCACCGATTGCCATTTTGCGCCACAACATCAATGAACACTGGACTTTGGCTGGACGGGTCGAGTACTACGGAGACCAAGACGAAGTGATCATCAGTACCGATGCCAATGGGTTCCAAACCCTGGGATTTTCCCTCAACCTGGATTACACTCCGGTATCCAATGTTTCCCTGCGCTTTGAGGGCAGAACATTGTCAGGAAAAGACGAATATTTCTTCAACCGCAATGGAACTGCAAGTATGTCCAATACCTTTTTAACCAGTGCGCTGGCGATTTCATTTTAG
- a CDS encoding redoxin family protein produces the protein MKKYSFSFALLWSVCTLGMAQTGAFKPNPQAVAEIPHEVLAIGAPAPDFRLPATDGKYYTLKDFAKSKVLVVVFTCNHCPTAQAYEDRLIALTADYKTKGVQVVAISPNSPVSLLLEELGYTDLNDDFESMQQRVKDKKYNFPYLYDGDNHAVSVKYGPVATPHVFVFDAARKLQYQGRIDASEKPGTANSEDLRASIDALLAGKTPNPQTTKVFGCSTKWAWKIEFKDQVQKEWDAKPIKLEDIDAAGIKTLLANKTDKLLLINVWATWCGPCIIEYPEFIKMQRMYGDRDFEFVSISADKLEQKEKALSMLKKKSSAVRNYIFSGKDSYALIEAMDPAWNGALPYTMLIEPEGKVVYKLQGSIKPLELRKMIAEHPKLGRYY, from the coding sequence ATGAAAAAGTATTCCTTCAGCTTTGCGCTCTTATGGAGTGTATGCACCTTGGGTATGGCCCAAACTGGTGCCTTCAAACCCAACCCACAGGCAGTAGCAGAAATCCCGCACGAGGTGCTTGCCATCGGCGCTCCCGCTCCCGATTTCAGATTACCCGCTACCGACGGCAAATACTACACCTTGAAAGATTTTGCCAAATCCAAAGTGCTGGTTGTCGTGTTTACCTGCAACCACTGCCCTACCGCCCAGGCTTATGAAGATCGTTTGATTGCGTTGACTGCGGATTACAAAACCAAGGGCGTGCAGGTCGTGGCTATCTCGCCCAACAGCCCGGTTTCACTTTTGTTGGAAGAACTGGGCTACACCGATTTAAACGACGATTTTGAATCCATGCAACAACGGGTAAAAGACAAAAAATACAACTTTCCATACTTGTACGATGGCGACAACCACGCGGTGTCAGTAAAATATGGCCCGGTCGCCACACCCCATGTTTTTGTTTTTGATGCGGCGCGCAAATTGCAGTACCAGGGCCGGATCGATGCTTCAGAAAAACCGGGGACGGCCAATTCCGAAGACTTGCGGGCCAGCATTGACGCACTCTTGGCGGGTAAAACCCCAAATCCTCAAACCACCAAGGTTTTTGGTTGCTCGACGAAATGGGCCTGGAAAATTGAATTTAAAGATCAGGTGCAAAAGGAATGGGATGCCAAGCCCATCAAGTTGGAAGACATTGATGCGGCGGGCATCAAAACCTTGCTGGCCAATAAAACCGACAAACTGCTGCTGATCAATGTGTGGGCAACCTGGTGTGGTCCTTGTATCATTGAATATCCTGAGTTTATCAAAATGCAACGCATGTACGGCGACCGCGATTTTGAATTTGTCTCCATCAGCGCGGATAAATTGGAGCAGAAAGAAAAAGCACTGAGCATGCTCAAAAAGAAAAGTTCGGCGGTGCGTAATTATATTTTTAGCGGCAAAGATTCATACGCTTTGATTGAGGCCATGGATCCGGCTTGGAATGGAGCGTTGCCTTATACCATGCTGATTGAGCCGGAGGGTAAAGTGGTGTACAAACTCCAGGGGAGCATCAAGCCGCTGGAGTTGAGGAAAATGATTGCGGAGCATCCGAAGTTGGGGCGGTATTATTAA